From a region of the Candidatus Fusobacterium pullicola genome:
- the ylqF gene encoding ribosome biogenesis GTPase YlqF, which translates to MSMTKINWYPGHMKKTKDLIKDNMQLIDIVLEVVDARIPISSKNPDITVFAKNKKRVIVLNKSDLVDKKELAYWKKYFKENNFADEVLEISAETGFNIKGLYSIIDKVSAEKKEKMMAKGLRKVNTRLMVVGIPNVGKSRLINRIVGKNSAGVGNKPGFTKGKQWVRIKEGLELLDMPGILWPKFESEEVGQNLAITGAIKDEILPIEEIAGILISKMIRYEMWNTLKERYKLLDEDKSEIMGEILEKIALRCKMFNKGESLNVQQAAYTVLRDYRGCRLGKFGLDR; encoded by the coding sequence ATGTCAATGACAAAAATTAACTGGTATCCTGGACATATGAAGAAAACAAAAGACTTGATAAAGGATAATATGCAACTTATAGATATAGTTCTTGAAGTTGTAGATGCTAGAATCCCTATATCAAGTAAAAATCCGGATATTACAGTTTTTGCAAAGAATAAAAAGAGAGTAATAGTTTTAAATAAATCAGACCTTGTAGATAAAAAAGAGTTAGCTTATTGGAAAAAATATTTTAAAGAGAATAACTTTGCTGATGAAGTGCTAGAGATAAGTGCTGAAACAGGATTTAATATAAAAGGATTATACTCAATAATAGATAAGGTATCAGCAGAGAAAAAAGAGAAAATGATGGCTAAAGGTCTTAGAAAAGTAAATACAAGACTTATGGTAGTAGGTATTCCAAATGTTGGAAAATCTAGATTGATCAATAGAATAGTTGGAAAAAATAGTGCTGGAGTAGGAAATAAACCTGGGTTTACTAAAGGAAAACAATGGGTAAGAATAAAAGAGGGATTGGAGCTTTTAGATATGCCTGGAATACTTTGGCCAAAATTTGAAAGTGAAGAAGTAGGACAAAACTTAGCTATTACAGGAGCTATAAAAGATGAGATACTTCCAATAGAAGAGATAGCAGGAATACTTATCTCTAAGATGATAAGATATGAGATGTGGAATACATTAAAAGAGAGATATAAACTTTTAGATGAGGATAAGAGTGAAATTATGGGAGAGATCTTAGAAAAGATAGCTCTTAGATGTAAGATGTTCAATAAAGGGGAGAGTCTAAATGTACAGCAAGCAGCTTATACTGTACTAAGAGATTATAGAGGATGTAGACTTGGAAAATTTGGACTAGATAGATAG
- a CDS encoding NAD+ synthase: MEKLNVDLSVLEEVLVNFLREEAGKVGFKKVVLGLSGGIDSALVAFLAVKAFGPENVLGIMMPYKSSSKESVEHAQLVIEKTGMRSKLVEITPMVDAYFAMNPDMNSLRKGNKMARERMSILFDHSAAENALVLGTSNKTELLLGYGTQFGDSASAINAIGDLYKTHVWDLARHMGVPNELIDKKPSADLWEGQTDEQELGYSYKMADEILFRFVEERKSADEIVKEGYSQEIVEKIIRRTKMMQYKRVMPVIAKVFPRGIGAGFRYPRDWGV, encoded by the coding sequence ATGGAAAAGCTGAATGTAGATTTAAGTGTTTTAGAAGAGGTGCTTGTAAATTTTTTAAGAGAGGAAGCTGGAAAAGTAGGATTTAAAAAGGTTGTACTTGGACTTTCTGGAGGAATAGATTCAGCTCTAGTAGCTTTTTTAGCTGTTAAGGCCTTTGGTCCAGAGAATGTTCTTGGAATAATGATGCCTTATAAGAGTTCGAGTAAAGAGAGTGTAGAACATGCACAATTAGTTATAGAAAAAACAGGAATGAGAAGTAAACTTGTGGAGATAACTCCGATGGTAGATGCTTACTTTGCTATGAATCCAGATATGAATAGCTTAAGAAAAGGAAATAAGATGGCAAGAGAAAGAATGTCAATACTCTTTGATCATTCTGCAGCAGAGAATGCTCTTGTTTTAGGAACATCTAATAAAACTGAGCTGTTACTAGGATATGGAACACAATTTGGAGATTCTGCATCAGCTATAAATGCTATAGGAGATCTTTATAAGACTCATGTATGGGATTTAGCTAGACATATGGGTGTACCAAATGAGCTTATAGATAAAAAACCAAGTGCTGACCTTTGGGAAGGACAAACAGATGAGCAAGAGCTGGGATACTCATATAAGATGGCAGATGAGATCTTATTTAGATTTGTTGAGGAGAGAAAGAGTGCAGATGAGATAGTGAAAGAGGGATACTCTCAAGAGATAGTAGAAAAAATTATAAGAAGAACTAAAATGATGCAGTATAAAAGAGTTATGCCTGTAATTGCAAAGGTATTCCCAAGAGGGATAGGAGCTGGATTTAGATACCCTAGAGATTGGGGAGTATAG
- the prfA gene encoding peptide chain release factor 1 has translation MFAKLEEVVRRFDELNEMLGSPEILSDPKKMMECNKALADITPLVEKYKEYKTLSEDLQFIKENIRNEKDPDMREMMNEEQKELEEKLPEYEKELKILLLPKDENDDKNVIVEIRGGAGGDEAALFAGDLFRMYCRYAERRKWKIEIIEKQEIGIGGLKEAVFSINGLGAYSRLKFESGVHRVQRVPETESAGRVHTSTATVAVLPEVEDVKEVKIDPKDLKIDTYRSGGAGGQHVNMTDSAVRITHLPTGIVVQCQDERSQLKNREKAMKHLASKLYEMECEKQRSQVESERKLQVGTGDRSEKIRTYNFPQGRITDHRIKYTVYQLDAFLDGDIDEMIDALITFNQAEMLASASEE, from the coding sequence GTGTTCGCTAAGTTAGAAGAGGTTGTAAGAAGATTTGATGAACTTAATGAGATGTTAGGGTCTCCAGAGATTTTATCTGACCCTAAAAAAATGATGGAATGTAATAAAGCTTTAGCTGATATAACTCCACTTGTAGAAAAATATAAAGAGTATAAAACTCTTAGTGAAGATTTACAGTTCATAAAAGAGAATATCAGAAATGAAAAAGATCCTGATATGAGAGAAATGATGAATGAGGAGCAAAAGGAGCTTGAAGAGAAGTTACCTGAGTATGAGAAAGAATTAAAAATTCTTTTACTTCCAAAAGATGAGAACGATGATAAAAACGTTATCGTAGAGATCAGAGGAGGAGCAGGAGGAGATGAAGCTGCTCTATTTGCTGGAGACCTATTCAGAATGTACTGCAGATATGCAGAAAGAAGAAAATGGAAGATAGAGATAATTGAGAAGCAAGAGATTGGTATTGGAGGGTTAAAAGAGGCAGTATTCAGTATCAATGGATTAGGAGCTTACTCAAGATTAAAATTTGAATCTGGAGTACACAGAGTACAAAGAGTTCCTGAAACAGAATCAGCAGGAAGAGTACATACTTCTACAGCAACTGTAGCTGTATTACCAGAAGTAGAAGACGTAAAAGAAGTTAAGATAGATCCAAAAGATCTTAAGATAGATACATATAGATCTGGAGGAGCAGGAGGTCAGCACGTAAACATGACTGACTCAGCTGTTAGAATTACTCACTTACCAACTGGAATAGTAGTACAATGTCAAGATGAAAGATCTCAGTTAAAAAATAGAGAGAAAGCTATGAAACACTTAGCATCTAAACTATATGAGATGGAATGTGAAAAACAAAGAAGCCAAGTTGAAAGCGAAAGAAAACTTCAAGTAGGAACAGGGGATAGATCTGAAAAGATCAGAACATACAACTTCCCACAAGGAAGAATTACAGATCACAGAATTAAGTATACTGTATATCAATTAGATGCATTCTTAGATGGAGATATAGATGAGATGATAGATGCTCTTATCACATTTAACCAAGCTGAGATGTTGGCTAGTGCATCAGAAGAGTAA
- the prmC gene encoding peptide chain release factor N(5)-glutamine methyltransferase produces the protein MNLLEILNFSKEYLQKYSFSKPRLESEKLIATVLKLDRITLYAYFDMELTTEQKDTIKKYLREMAKGRIGFDELMKSKGDMELDMKSYKEENYELLKKSIEYLERYQVPNARLDAEYIFAHILKVSRVTLTLNLNKKIEDEDKNRIREMLVARGKERKPLQYLLGEWEFYGYPFKVDERVLIPRADTEILVEQCKYLVNELPTPKIMDIGTGSGAIAISLGKELPNANILGLDISEGALEVATQNRDMNEATNVKFLKSDVFSTLRDEKYKNVKFNLIVSNPPYIPTGEYVELMPEVLKYEPKNALTDGGDGYYFYEKISKEAKEFLTKDGYLAFEVGYNQAEKVAEYMRDNGFDVLSIVKDYGGIDRVVIGKRREEN, from the coding sequence ATGAATCTATTAGAAATATTAAATTTTTCAAAAGAGTATTTGCAAAAATACTCTTTTTCAAAACCCCGTCTTGAAAGTGAAAAGCTAATAGCAACAGTTTTGAAATTGGATAGAATAACTCTCTATGCATATTTTGATATGGAGCTTACAACAGAACAGAAGGATACAATAAAAAAATATCTTAGAGAGATGGCAAAAGGTAGAATAGGTTTTGATGAACTTATGAAGAGTAAGGGAGATATGGAGCTAGATATGAAAAGTTATAAAGAGGAAAATTATGAGCTGCTAAAAAAATCTATTGAGTACCTAGAGAGGTATCAAGTGCCAAATGCAAGACTTGATGCTGAGTATATTTTTGCACATATCTTGAAGGTAAGCAGAGTGACACTAACTTTAAATCTGAACAAAAAAATAGAAGATGAAGATAAAAATAGAATAAGAGAGATGTTAGTAGCTAGAGGAAAAGAGAGAAAACCTTTACAATATTTACTTGGAGAATGGGAGTTCTACGGATATCCATTCAAGGTTGATGAGAGGGTTCTTATTCCAAGAGCTGATACAGAGATATTGGTAGAACAGTGTAAATACTTAGTAAATGAGCTACCAACTCCTAAGATAATGGATATAGGAACAGGTAGTGGAGCTATTGCTATATCTTTAGGAAAAGAGTTACCAAATGCCAATATATTGGGATTAGATATAAGTGAGGGAGCTTTAGAAGTAGCAACTCAAAATAGAGATATGAATGAGGCTACCAATGTAAAATTTCTTAAATCAGATGTATTTTCAACTTTGAGAGATGAAAAATACAAAAATGTGAAATTTAATCTAATCGTTTCAAATCCACCATATATCCCTACTGGAGAGTATGTAGAACTGATGCCAGAGGTTTTAAAATATGAGCCTAAGAATGCTCTTACAGATGGAGGAGATGGTTATTATTTCTATGAAAAAATATCTAAAGAGGCTAAGGAGTTTTTAACAAAGGATGGATATTTAGCCTTTGAAGTGGGATATAATCAAGCTGAAAAGGTAGCTGAATATATGAGAGATAATGGATTTGATGTACTATCAATAGTAAAAGATTATGGTGGAATAGATAGAGTAGTAATTGGAAAGAGAAGAGAGGAAAACTAA
- the queA gene encoding tRNA preQ1(34) S-adenosylmethionine ribosyltransferase-isomerase QueA, whose protein sequence is MSTKLCDYDYHLPEELIGQEPREPRDHSKLMLVDKSNKKIEHKHFYDIIDYLQEGDILVRNSTKVIPARLFGHKETGGVLEILLIKRINLDTWECLLKPAKKLKLGQKLYVGPNNELVAELIERKEDGNRVLKFTYEGAFEEVLDKLGNMPLPPYIVEALKEKERYQTVYAQRGESVAAPTAGLHFTKELLEKIEKKGIKIVDIFLEVGLGTFRPVQTEDVLDHKMHEEVFEIPQEAADIINRGKAEGRRIISVGTTSTRALESSVDENGKVIAQKGSTEIFIYPGYKFKVVDALITNFHLPKSTLLMLVSAFSSREFMLDVYETAVKEEYHFFSFGDAMFIY, encoded by the coding sequence ATGTCTACAAAACTATGTGATTATGATTACCATCTACCAGAGGAATTGATAGGTCAAGAGCCAAGAGAGCCTAGAGACCATTCAAAACTTATGTTAGTAGATAAGAGTAATAAAAAAATAGAACATAAACATTTTTATGATATAATAGATTATTTACAAGAGGGAGATATCTTAGTAAGGAACTCTACAAAGGTAATCCCAGCTAGACTTTTTGGACACAAAGAAACTGGTGGAGTATTGGAGATTTTACTTATTAAAAGAATAAATCTAGATACTTGGGAGTGTCTTTTAAAACCAGCTAAAAAATTGAAGCTAGGTCAAAAACTATATGTTGGACCAAATAATGAACTAGTAGCTGAACTTATTGAGAGAAAAGAGGATGGAAATAGAGTTTTAAAGTTTACTTATGAAGGAGCTTTTGAAGAGGTACTTGATAAACTTGGAAATATGCCATTACCACCATATATAGTAGAGGCTCTAAAAGAGAAAGAGAGATATCAAACTGTATATGCTCAAAGAGGAGAGTCAGTGGCAGCACCAACTGCTGGACTTCATTTCACTAAGGAGCTATTGGAGAAGATAGAGAAAAAAGGGATAAAGATTGTTGATATATTCCTTGAAGTTGGGCTAGGGACATTTAGACCTGTACAGACTGAAGATGTATTAGACCATAAGATGCATGAGGAAGTTTTTGAGATACCTCAAGAGGCAGCTGATATAATTAATAGAGGAAAGGCAGAGGGAAGAAGAATTATCTCTGTTGGAACAACTAGTACAAGGGCTTTAGAATCATCAGTAGATGAAAATGGAAAGGTTATAGCTCAAAAGGGAAGTACAGAGATATTTATATATCCAGGATATAAGTTTAAAGTGGTAGATGCCCTTATTACAAACTTTCACTTACCAAAATCTACTCTACTTATGCTAGTATCAGCTTTTTCAAGTAGAGAGTTTATGTTAGATGTATATGAGACAGCTGTAAAAGAGGAGTATCATTTCTTCAGTTTTGGAGATGCAATGTTTATCTATTAA
- the rsmD gene encoding 16S rRNA (guanine(966)-N(2))-methyltransferase RsmD → MRIIAGDAKNKRIKSRKGTDTRPTLGSMKESLFSIIAPYVPDSVFLDLFSGSGSISLEALSRGAKRAVMIEKDAEALKYIIENVNNLGYEDRCRAYKNDVLRAIEILGRKGEKFNIIFMDPPYKDEVCTKVMKAIEKHKILAEDGLIICEHHVFEEMADNIGEYKKADERKYGKKCITFYTR, encoded by the coding sequence ATGAGAATAATTGCAGGAGATGCAAAAAATAAGAGAATAAAAAGTAGAAAGGGAACAGATACAAGACCTACATTAGGAAGTATGAAGGAGTCACTTTTTTCTATAATTGCTCCCTATGTACCTGATTCTGTATTTTTAGATCTATTCAGTGGAAGTGGAAGCATATCTTTAGAGGCTTTAAGTAGAGGAGCTAAAAGAGCTGTAATGATAGAAAAAGATGCGGAAGCTTTAAAATATATAATAGAGAATGTAAATAACTTAGGATATGAAGATAGATGTAGAGCTTATAAAAATGATGTTTTAAGAGCTATTGAAATCTTAGGAAGAAAAGGAGAGAAGTTCAACATAATCTTTATGGACCCACCATACAAAGATGAGGTGTGTACTAAGGTTATGAAGGCTATAGAAAAACATAAGATATTAGCTGAAGATGGACTTATAATATGTGAGCACCATGTTTTTGAAGAGATGGCTGATAATATTGGAGAGTATAAGAAGGCTGACGAGAGAAAATATGGTAAAAAATGTATAACTTTCTATACTAGATAG